The DNA segment GCATGTATGCAGATTGGGACATCCTTCCTCCGAGGAAAATCAAGGATGTCAAAGCAAAAAAGGTACAACTATGAGAATTGAGTCgttttaattaagaatatttgTAATTACCTACTAAGTATATGAGCTGCATTGTTATtgttaatacattaaaaaacaacttaaacAATCATTCTATGgggttttttaatttacataggAAAAACTTTGGTTCTTTTGGTATATTTTACACCTTTATCTATCAATTTGCTTTCGTctgaaactttttattttaactattgcAGCCAGCAGACTGGGATGATAGAGAGTACATTGAAGATCCTAATGATGTCAAACCAGAGGTAATTTGAAACTCTTCATCAAGATTGCCAAACACCTTCACCTTTGCATGTAGCGTTTGCATTTACATGAAAAACCTTCATGATCACCTTTAGGAATTTCTATAGTGGTATGAATTTTCCATTTCACCGAGTTGAATGTCCACATGAACAATATATGGTATCTGCTATCAGTTTTTTGGGTTGCGATTGGTCAATTACTTTGCAAGAAGGTTCATGGTCTGTGCTACCGCAACCACTGTGCAACCACTGTCTGCTACAACTGGTTGGGCTATTAGCAAAATtctgtttattttgtattgaagAGGTTTCCATTGCcaacaacaaaaaagaacaATTGCTTTATTTATTAATTGCTCTTTTAACTCTCATCAAGCATCATAAATGTTATCAAACTTTTGCAGAtacttcttatttttctctcagtCCCCTGATACAAGTATTAGATTATTTATCTGAAGTGGTAGATTCTAATAATGATGGATCATCAGCTTGATAATTATTTTCCAACGAAAATTTTATGGCCAACCTCTGCTTAAGGTTTTCGGCCACACATACTGGCGGATGGATTTTTAGTTACAATTTTACATGCTTcattcttctttgttttttatatatatatgttgcagGGATATGATTCAATTCCAGCTGAAATTCCTGATCCAAAAGCCAAGAAGGTTGATttgtttatttcatattttttaattattgacagAAGACTTAGTTTAGCATGGAGTAATGAAtgttcttttccttctcttttgtTATTCTTTGTTTGAATAGCCTGCTGACtgggatgatgatgatgatggactATGGAAGCCCGCAAAGGTTCCTAATCCAGCATACAAAGGACCATGGAAACGCAAGGTTTTTAATTCCACACATTTAAATTTGAAGTCATTGCTCTTTTAGGTTTTCTAATCATTGAAAATTGTTGAACTGCAGAAAATCAAGAATCCCAACTACAAAGGAAAATGGAAGATTCCATGGATTGATAACCCAGGTAgttagatttatttatattgtggTGATTTCTGTTTTAGAATCAAGAAGGAAGAGTCAATGCATTAATTTTCTGgtaaagacaaacaaaataaCTAGCTTATACTTTTAGGCTTtgtcattataattttatatggaTTTAGACTGTTGGATTTTGCTCATTTGTTGTTGGCTTGGGAAAAATTTGATAAgacaagaaaattttaaaatggtaTTCTGATAGTTTTCACTAGGTAGCAACTGACGTATCAATGGTTTTAGTAATATCTTCAGCCTTGCATTCGTTTAAGCTTATAGGCCTCTGCATGAATGTTTAGCAAATTTATTGTGAAATCTTCTATATAAACTTATGTGTAGCAATTAGTGTAGTTACTTGATCTTTACTTCTGGTTTTGCTTTACCTCTTTTGTTTCCTGCAGAATTTGAGGATGATCCCGATCTTTATGTTCTCAAGCCAATTAAGTATGTGGGCATTGAAGTGTGGCAGGTGTGTGTGTGACTATACATACATACCTTTTGTTCTTCCTCTATAGATTGAAGGAGCATTTAGAAatgcttattttaatttatgaaagtgGCTCATGCCCTTTATTTACCTCTTTTAAGCTTATTACAGTAAGCTTCATAAACTTTTGAGTAAGCTGTCATCCAATAAGAAATTATTGGACAAGTGCTTGGTTAAATTGTTTACCCAAACACCCTCAGTTGTAATTTCCAGAAGTTTACCTATACTTGAAATTATctattattgaatatttgaagTGTGGCAAtattaacttttgaaattttaggTGAAGGCAGGTTCAGTTTACGACAACATCTTAATTTGTGATGATCCGCAGTATGCAAAGCAGGTTGTGGATGAATTTATGGCTAACAATAGAGAGGTGAGCTTTTACTTGTAGACTTCGTATCTGTTATTTAGTTTGTAGCAGATAGGAAACTTAGTATCTGCATTCTCATTTTTGTGTGGAATCTCAGTCCGAAAAAGAAGCTTTTGAAGaagcagaaaaagaaagaagggcTAGGGAAGAAGAGGTGACCATTCAAAGCCTAAATGCTTCAGCAGTAATTTTAATGTCtgattatcatatttttcatgTTGCTTTGTACAATATCAATACCATTTGATGTTATGATTGTGTAGGAGGCACAGAGAGCACGAGAAGAGggtgaaaaaagaagaaaggagaggGATCATAAATATGGAAACAGGAGGCGGCGTCGAAGGGTAATGTTTTTGTTCTCGTTTGCCGTCAAAAACTGTTCTAGAGTGTACTTTTTAAACTTTGCAGTAAAGGTTTTGATTTATCTTCTATTTTGTGCGGTAGGAGTTAATAGTAGGGGGGAGCAAATGACCTGTTTGGACAAATTTCCTCCAAATTTTTTAGAACAGAAATTAAGTTAACAGTTTTTCGTggttttttctcttcaattttccGGCCAATACATGTAACATTGTTTGGTCTCTAATTCAAATGGATTTGTGATCATTTATCGCTTATGGATTACAAAGTCTGACGTCAAAACTTTGTTTTGCAGCCGGATCCCCACGATATGTATGATTACCATGTAAGCCTAAAATTCTCTTGTTATTTTATGCTTATGTGAATATGCCTCGTAATACTTTATTGCTTCCGTTGTTCGTGCAATGATGTGTTGTGTGAACTTAGGCTGCTGACAAGGTGATTCTTGGTTTACTCGAGTTGGGTATGATATGACCACTGCCCATAACACGTTACCATTTAGATAGATATCAGCCCTTTTGGATATCCAAATCAAATACgataaagatatttttcaattacctgacacacacacatacgcaaaaacaaagacaaaaattattcGAACTTGAAATGTATACCTTCTGACTGTGATCACTAGTTGTGATTTGTTGAAGTGGCAAAGTGTGCATTGATTCTGGAAAGAGTTTCACATTAAATAGGACAAACTATTTATCTCATAACAAGTCTTGAACTTTTTCACCCAGTAAGTGGATTAACATAATGAATGGATAAATCTTTTGGATTGAATTTTCCTTATATGTTTTAAGTCctaattcattcaaaacaaagaagatattcaaacatcaatttaagaaaacattgtcGTACTTAAATATgcaaatttagaaataaattccTGAATTTTTCTGGAAGTAAGCATAAAAGTGTCTCCATTGGCAATCTCATACTCACCGTCACTCTTTTTTCTGTCTTTCGTTCACATTCATGTTCCACTTCAATTATTgcttgttatttaaaaaaaaaaaaaacaagttttctCATAGGTAATAATTTCCAATAAAAAGCAGAGTCATGAGTTGACAGGACTctgtaaataaaaatgaattgaatgATTCATAAACGTCTGATACTTTTTCTTACTTTCGTGTGGAAGTGGTAAGgataaatgatatatatgaaTTTGTAATACAAAATACAACTTTCTGAAATGCTTGAGCTGCTGTTGGGTCCGATGCATTGtgtgaaatttcattttctttcaattattttgGTAAGGGTCAGTCTTCCTTTTCAGTACCCTTAGTAAATAAGCATTTCCTTGGACTTTGACTCTTTCAGGATGAACTTTGAAAGGTGTAGTCTGGGTAGGTGGCAGTTGTGTGATTGCAGCAATAAAATGCATCTATGAAGTTTTTAGAGAGTGCTGTGAATTGTAGGACCAAAGCTGCAACTGCACCGACCATACCGAGCTGTACTGAATTGTTACATCTGAAAAAATGGGTGGCAGTCATTATGTTAACCTCATTTCTTTTGGATTATTATTAGGAAACAGCTGGTCAGCTGCTACTGTTCTGAACGATGGAATTTGAACTTTTTCTACCTGTAACCCAGAAGGaagaattaaaaacattgttttttgGTAATATTCCTGCgttctttatataatatattaggGCAGAAGTTATATTTActgattttttctatttatttactGATTTTATTGAAGACAgggtatattaaaaaaaatagaataaaaggcATGCTCTACTAGATTATTTAGTTGAAGTGCTTCAAGTGAAACATTTTGTAGAAATTTTAAACAggctttttttttgttgaacaaAATAAggacaaataaaaaatgaatttatcgggttattttattttaacatgt comes from the Vigna radiata var. radiata cultivar VC1973A chromosome 2, Vradiata_ver6, whole genome shotgun sequence genome and includes:
- the LOC106756570 gene encoding calreticulin-3 → MANGSTTQLFKLLLFLLILHSALAEIFFEERFEDGWKSRWVLSDWKRSEGKAGTFKHTAGKWSGDPDDKGLQTHNDAKHFAISAKIPEFSNKDRTLVVQYSIRFEQDIECGGGYIKLLSGYVNQKKFGGDTPYSLMFGPDICGTQTKKLHLILSYQGQNYPIRKELQCETDKLTHFYTFILRPDASYSILVDNRERDSGSMYADWDILPPRKIKDVKAKKPADWDDREYIEDPNDVKPEGYDSIPAEIPDPKAKKPADWDDDDDGLWKPAKVPNPAYKGPWKRKKIKNPNYKGKWKIPWIDNPEFEDDPDLYVLKPIKYVGIEVWQVKAGSVYDNILICDDPQYAKQVVDEFMANNRESEKEAFEEAEKERRAREEEEAQRAREEGEKRRKERDHKYGNRRRRRRPDPHDMYDYHDEL